Part of the Triticum urartu cultivar G1812 chromosome 2, Tu2.1, whole genome shotgun sequence genome, TCATCAGAAAACCGTATTATTAAAGTTTTAGCAGCACCAAACTGCACATCCGAAAACCGTATTATTAAAGTTTTAGCACCAAACTGCACATCTGATGCAAGTTCTATGACTAGCACTGATGTTACCTCAAATAATAATACGCCCGCGAAAACAGCCCTTTTATTGCTTGGCCTACTTGCATTTGATTTTCAATCGTACTTCAGTACACAGGTCAAATTGGATAAATCGTGTTCACATAAAAAAAACACGGCATGATagagatgatgatgatgatgatgttagAAATGGTGTCAGCAATCAAACGGATCATGCGGTGAAACCGGTTTATTACTCTTGGTCGCAACTCACAAACATTTCATAATTTTACATCAACAACCAGAAACACCACAACAGAATAACCGGAGTCAAGTGGGTTTCTTCCAAAGTGAAATCATGTTATTTGACAACCATACACCCATGACAGCATGTCTGATAGTCGAAGTTTTTGTGTCCCAGTTTCATGAATCTTTTGGATCGTAGTATCATGCAGAAGATTATCTGAGTACAAACTATATGGAGCAACCATGGTCCACCTGTTTATTCTTGCCTTCTGCTGCGAGCTATCTCCCGAGCCCTTTCACGAAGTTCTTCGGGCGGTGGTGGTCGTGGGCCTTCTGGAGGGTAAACCACATAAGGACGCTGCAATAGGAGCAAAACAGAGTACAAATTCAAGCTTTTGTAAAGCGCCAAAAGGAAGGAAAGGGAGGGAATGTACAAAAAGGGATACATGAAAGCACATGGCTAACAAGGTTTGCTTCTGATAACTTCCTGATGCAACAGAACAAGAAACAGTTGTAGGAAGTATGACCACCATAAAAAATATTATGAACTTATACGTGTTGAGGAACCACATATTAGCAAATGCAGATGCGTGCAAATAAAGATCACCGCCTTTGCCTACAAGTAAGGCAGATTGCCACCAACACAAGCAAGATCACCATGTTGCCTACAAATAGAGCAAATTGCCACCGGCACATAAACAAATAAGATGATTGAACTGACTTGCTTGACAACATAACCCTTGTTTGCTCAATTTTTTCATACCACTAGGGCGAACTGACTACATGATTTGTTTTTTAAACTAGAAAGAGGTGACATCAAAGAAGGCATCCGGTGTTAGTCAGCACCATCATAGAGTCCCCATCAAAAAAAGTATGCAATGCATGTAATGAAGCGTTACTTTTAGTTTACTATAACAAACTCGACACCAGCACTTCCAAGGACACACCATCATTCACCAcatctatctatatctatctacTACCCCTATAAAAGCACGAAGTGCGGAGATCCAAATCCATCTTATCCATCCATAGAGCAAATCCAACAGCCTAAATTCACCCAATCTTTTGTGTTAATTGCAATTAGCACTGACCCAACTCTGCCCGCGGCCCTACCGCTCAAGGAAAAAAATCAACCCTCGCTATACACGACCCCCACGCGCACGGCCCTCGCTTGCATGTCTCGCGCATGGCCTGGGTCATCCTCGCAAACCGCCCCGGCTCCCCCTGCCCCAATCCTCTAGCCCCTCCGACGCCCTAGCGGTGATGCCAAGACTGAGATCGGCTCCCCCTCCTGTACTACGCGGCCCCTCATCAAACGCATTTGCCCCTACTCCTGATGGCGCCGGGCGCCGAGAGGTCTAGGGAGTGGCCCATCGATGTCGTCCTCTGCATGGTGGACTCCATGGATGCGGGAGACCAGGTCGCCAGATCCGTCGCTGGCCGACCGAAGGGTCCCCGAAGGACAGCGGTCGGAGCCTCGCCATCCACCTCCAACAGCCGTCTGGCATCCCATTGCTGCCTGCATGTCGCGTCCCTTCCCAACCAACGTCGCCAATAGCCTCACAGATGCCGACATCGCCGGGCCTCATCGCCTCCCTCCCTGCTCCCCTCGCTGAACCTCCCCGCTGCCCCCACGCAGCACCGGCGCGCTCCCCATTGGCCTTTTCAGCACCTCCACGAGCAGGCGACCCACGCGCACACCACTCTCCGCTGCACCAGGTGCTTGTGTTATTGCCTCAAAGATTGTGGTGTTAATCTTTTAGGATCACTAACTAGCTGGATTAATTTGTTCTGTCCAATGAGGAAGCGATGGTGCACGAGGACGAGCTTCCTAGACAAGAAGATCTCCGTACTCTTCTCGGTGATGCAAAGTTGAGGTTTGGATTTTGGCATCCGCTCTATTGTCGTGCTGCAGCTCTTCGTCGGATGAAACTTAATTGTTTGTTTTTTCTATCTGTTTTAGTGCTTATCTTTCATTCAGGGCTTCAAACCTTAGACACTCGATTGCAAAACAAAATTCAGACAAGAATCCTAGACTTTCTCATAGTTATCAAGACCTGCAACCATCAAATCTTTTGGTTGCACATATAGCTGATATATGAGATCGATCATCTCATCCTACCTGTTCAGACTTGCGGATTCCCGAGTCCCGTTTTTGATTGTGTTGATTGTAATGTTAAATATGGCTCCTAATTGGATACAGACTTGTCTAAACGATTGGTGCAGCTGCAGATCGTCTATATTGATTCTGGACACCGATTCTTGGTGCTGCTGCATATCGTCTACATTGATTCTAGACGTCGATTCTTCATTTACCCTTCTTATTCCCATTTGCTAACTTaaccacctctctctctctcatgttgtTTCTGAAGATCTTTTATGTGTCATGTCGACAAGGGCGTTTCATAAGAGATCCAAGCAGGCAGCATGTGAGGTGAATCAAGGTAATCTATATGATGTAGTCCTGGATACTACTGAAGCATTGATTTAAGACTATTCTTGGTCATGTAAGAAAGCTGAGATTTATTTTGCCATGTGATTTCCGTAAACATATCCTGTGAACATTTTCATAGAAAGTTTCCCTCGTATCAAAATTTTTTATTTCTTCTACACAGGAAGTTGGTAGAATATGCAGCCTTGATAGCAGAGGTTTGAATTTTATGCCAGGTGAGCCTCTTTTATTTTAATGCTTCAGTCCTAATGTAGCATTTTTCTAAGCTTTTGAGGAATACTACTGTTCTGTTTTCTGAGCTCTTGAGCATTTGCCTGTGCAAAAAAAGATCTATAACAATTGTCTTCTAATCCCAGTGATAGTTGTACAAATCATTTGTTCAATCCTAATTTTTTCGATGGGCGACGTAGACTGGATGAGAAAACGTTTAATCACAGGTTTGTTGCCTCCATGTTAAACACTGAAGAAATGGGGTTTCAGATCAGCAAGGCAAGAATAGCTTTATTGTTTCTCTGTTCTTTCCTTATTCTCACACAACAGAAAAACTGAATTTATTTCTTTTGCACTTTATGTTTCTTAATGTTGTCAGACTAATACAGAAGAACAAAAAACTAACTGTTGATGTTTTGTCTGTCCAGCTAGCCAGCAAGTCAGATGAAAGTGTCATCTGATACGAGAAAGTACTACTGTTTTCATTTATAAAAGATACATAAGTGTCAATTTGGCAAGTCTGTTAGTTGATTACCTTACCTGATGTTAAGAGGGTGAGTGGTTAGTGTATAATAACTTTGAGATCACCTCCTTTTGCAGTTCTGACCAATTTTTTCTTCACATCATTTTGAAATTCTTTGTTTTTTGAGTTATCCATATTGTACCCATGTCATGCTGAATGAATGTGCAtgctgtgagagagagagagagagagatggaaaCTGCAATTCTTCAGTGTCATTGTACATTATGTAGAGTTATATTTTGAAAATCACTGTTCTGATGCCTCATCAAGGTTGAGGCTCATATTGTTTAAGAATGTTGCTCACCAATTCACATTGTTTTTGGCTCATCCAATTTATGTAAGCGTGTGCAGAATTAGACTGAGCAACACAAACCAGATATATTGGTTCACCAAACTCACAGTTATCAGGGAGAAATAACATAAACTCTTCTGATACAGGCATTTTTTCTTATTAAGTttcctactccctccttccatctatatagggcctaatgcgttttttaagaccacctttgactattgacaagattaatagtacatggcatgcacaatgtgaaaattatatcattgaaagctcctttcacacacgaatttaacggtgtgctttgtgtaagttgcatgtcatatattattgctctaatatttggtcaaagttagccccgaaaaacgcattaggccctatatagatggaaggagggagtatatctgATCTACTTCACACATTATATAACTATGAAACTGCTAATAATTATTCACATCGGCATTTCTGAATTCATCATGAGAACATGGTCTCTGTCTCTCTGACAATGTGTCATGATGATCTGGCTTATCTTAATGTTGTCAGACTGATACAGAAGAACTGAAAACTAACTACAGTTTGGATGTAACAACGTACATGGCATGGCTCGACACCACGTAGAAGTCAGGAGAGCGCCCACGTCGCCTAGGTTGAATTCAAGTTTTGCCTCCATTTTATCCAGATCTCTGCTATTGTGGTGAGGTTTTACAGATCAGAGTTGTTGTATCTATGCAAGTGAAGAGTACTCCATCTAAATTTGATTGCAGAACAAACAACACGTTTTAACTACATGCTTTTCAACTTCCTGCAGGAGGGTGAGCGGATTAGTCGCCGATTAGTGCCTTCACTGTTGTTGAATAAACTGGCTTCAGCTCTGATGCATGTGAACTGTGAGGTGTTTGTGGTATGGGAATGATGAGGTTCTGATGGTCTCTGTACCTGATTGCAAGGTTTGGGTATGAACTAAATTGGCGCCCAAACTTGGCAATTATCTTCTATGAATTTAGGCATTGTTCACATGTCATTTGAGTCAAACAGAAATATGCTTCTGAAATGCTCCAATTTGCTGCTTTTCACATTTTGGGAAGGTTTTTTATTTCGTATTCAACAGGTTATGCTAAAGCAGAAGGCATTGTGCTGACATTTTTTAAGCCTTACTTGATTTTGATATGTGGTTCTTAGCTGTTTGCCCTTGCACCAAAAACAAACACTATTCCTATGTCTTACTTAGAAGCAAAGGTGCATTAATTTTTAACTGGTTGATATATGTTCCATGGTGGGTGGCATAGAAAACAAAGCTTCTTTGTAAGACATGATGTTCTATTACTAGCAAAAAAGCGTTAGAATTTGTAAGTACTTATtcaaagaaaataaaaactgACTGGAGAACTGTTTGCTTCTACCATTCCTTTCAAGTTAAGGCAAAAATCATATTGGCATGTAGCTTGTGCTCCTGCAGAGTTCTTTTTGTTTTGCTTTTCTGTAATGTTAAAGGCATATCGAATAATGAAATTGCAATAGTTATGATCCCTAGGCCCGACAAAAAACTGACGAGAGTATTAGGCGGTGGCAGGTATCGGGCTACAGCAGCCGAATTGCATAACTTCTGATGAGGTACTGTGCTTCACCTGGCATGCTTATATGGCTGTGTACCTTGTGTGCAGGTTTGCAATGCTATCTTGAATATTTTTCTATCTTTCTGAACCTTTTACTCTGTGCTCAGCTTCTGCAGCAAGGTGGAGCAACCTTACAGTGCAAAGATGAAGAAGGGGCAATTCCTCTTCATGGTGCTTGTGCTTGGGGGTATGCATTATTTATTTGCATTGAGCTTATACTTCCTTgtcccaagaagaagaaggcttcaTGTCCCAAGAAGTAGAATACGTACAGACAGAGACAGGCACCCATCGGGATGGACGATCAAGAAACCGAAGTCTGGGCCCTGTTAACTATGAAGCAAGTCGAGGCCAGCATACCTATGACAAACTGATGGGCCTGTCGGAGCGAACCCCTGGTTGAAATTTGTCAAAAGACTGGGCGGTAAACTGAGTGGTAGTCTTAGTATCTTAATACACAACTTGCCTACTATGGGAATTGTGTTCATGTTGTTATGGGACTATGGAGTTATGATCTAAAAAATTTATGGAGTTAAGATCTAAAAAAGAACTATGGAGTTGTGTGCAAAGAAAGGACATAATGTTTCTCAAATTGCCCTTTGTATCTCTATGTTTTGCACTTTATCAAAGGCACAATTAGTTGAGCTCTCAAGCCAAGTTTTTCCAGCATGATTTCACTTATGGTGCCTTGCGAGAATTTTGAAGAAGGAAATATTTCGCCTATGACAACCTAGGACTTACTAGCTGTGGAGTCCGTTGTTTACCATGGTAGGGTGATGTCCTATTTTTTCTAAGTAGATATAGTTATGTTTTGATATCAAGAAACTGGATGAAAATTAATTGTGAAATAGCACAACTAATTTAATGGTGCAATCTAAAGAAGAACAATTGAACAATTGTTTTTTCTAGCAAGCAATTCGGCAACAACAGTCAACAGATGCCAAGGTTCAGTTCATCAAGGAGAGAACTACTCCTACAATGTCCATTGATACAACACCCTGGCCTGCCAAACAAAACACATGGTGCAGCCAGCTGCTAATACAGAGATGATTGTGGCCCTCTCGACAACCAAGACAAAGAAGGTGCAAAAAAAAAGCCAAGAACAGGCAGATAAAGTGAGCGCTAAGCTTATTTTCTGTGTGAGTTGGTTTATGTTTCGATCCTTCCTATATTTGTTGTATGAGTATGAAGTTAAATACGATGAATGATGTGCTACCCTCCTCCCCCTCAACACACACACTTTCTTTAGAGACGAAGGGATCATTTGCATTCCATTTATACTCACATGCTTACTATATTGATATAAGCCTCTAATTCAGCTCGTGATCCAAACAGGTAAAGACATTCATCTTCTCTATGCTTTACAAATGAACAAAAATATTTCTAGCAGCTACTAATCTAGCAGAGCACCTAAGCCTTCTTGTTATTCTTAAAGCCCATGAATTTTACCTACTCAGTAACAAGTCTTGCTTCCTGCATTCCTTGGTATCACGAGGATATACTGATTACAGAGAGATACCAAAGGATTTGGTGAAGCTAGAGAGGAGAGTGCCGCCAAAGAAGGTCTCGAGTGTTTTTCTCAGCAGAGTCCTGAAGTCTCTTATCAACGAATAATGGACCGTCTCATCTTATGGGTCATGAATCAACACTATTAGCAGTAATTCAACTAGTGTGCAAAGATAGTGCAGCTATACCCTTTACCTATCAACAGATTCTCCTTTTGCAGATACAAACCTAGCAGCCGTGAAGTGCTTAACACAGGTGAGAGCCTAAGCTTTCTTAAATGCACAAATTACAGAGCCAACTCTGCCTACTTTGTCCTAAACTCTAGTTCATGGTCAAGAACCACCCTACAAGCAATAATATGACAATCTAACCATCTAAATAATACTCTCTCcgtcacaaatataagatgttttggatatttcgTTATGGACTACATAAGGGCTGAAATGAGTGAACACACTAAATTGCCGTATCAGAAAAAAGTTAAAACATCTTATAAtggtgaacggagggagtagtattttaTCCCCCTCAATTCCGCAGCAGGATGCCAGGGCCTAAAAACTAGGCAACGTTATCGATCCATCCTTGATCTAACAACTGAACCGAATGGGAGAACAGCGGGAGGGAATCCTTACGAGGCCCATGAGCTTCTTGATGGCCTTGGAATCGGTGGCGACGAGGTAGGTGAGGGTAACGGGGACGGCGACGTACACCCCGAACTTGGCGATCTCGAGGATCCCCTTGGACGTCCCCAATGACGACATGGCCGTGGCCTCCTCCCTCTCTCACTTCCCTTCCCTCTTTCCAATCTCAGGAATCTCTCGAGCGGTGGCAATGGCGACGACACGCACACAGTAGATAGGGGCGTTCCTTGCTCTCGTTTTGGGGGAGATTTCTGCGCTTAATTAAGGGGTTTCCGAAGGGGCCTTTTGCAAAATTTCAGAGCACCTCGGGGTTTTTTCTTTGGATTTTTTTAGGGATTCAGAGCACCTCACATGACCACAGAGGAAGCTTGTGACGTGTTTGGTATCCTGCATTAGGTTCAACCAGACCTGCATGATATAGTTTTGACTCGTTTGGTTACTTGCCTTGCACCTAAATCTTGGCCAGCATGATGTTTAAAGCACCTCCGGGTCTGGCTGGGTAGGAACGCTCGAATCGGACGTTTTTTCACAGCCAGGCCCGAGCGATGCAACTCGACGCACGTGGATGTCGAAGGTTGCACGTGAGGAGTCACGCTTGAGATGTCGCGTTGCTTCCTGAAGCGCCCTCATAACTCCCCTCACCCTTCTCTCACCTCTTACTCTTCCATCTCTCCACTCTCACACTGACGGTGGCGAGCGCAAGATCAGGACAGAGAGCGGCGGCTGCAAGCATCGGAGGGAAGAACTGGAAGACGAGCGCCGGCTTCACCACCTCACGGGCTGGTGCTCGGCAATGCCGGTAAACCCTTTATCCCTGATGGAGATTCATACCATGCCCGCAgttaaggatggcaatgggtagggtatggggCGGGTAGAGCAATACCATACCCATAACCGTGTAGTTAATGGGTATAAATTTTTACTCATACCCATACCCACGGGTATGAGACTTTACCCGTACCCATACCCGTTGGGTACAGATATCCATTGGGTACCCAACGGGTAGATCAAGCAGTGCACAAGTTATTCACAATTTTATATTCGTTGATAGCATATTTTACAAAAAACATTTAATGAAGGTGAAGGTATTTCGTGTGATGGTGTGAGGCTTAATTACGGGAGTAGTTGGGTCGCCCATCTCCTTTGACACTACTAACCCTTGCGCATATGTTGGAGCTCCATGGGTAAAGTCCACATGTCAGTATaaatgggtagggtatgggtaTATTCATGGGTATGAGGTTATACCCGTGCCCTACCCATGACTTAATGGGCAGGGTATGGGTACTACCCATGGGTATAAACGTGTGCCCATACCCGGCCCATGCGGGTACGGTACCCGCGGGTACCCGTACCCATgggtaaaattgccatccttaccCGCATTTTGATTTACAAATCATGGACTTGGCATCCAATCTACCTATCGGGTTCAATTTGGTATCCGACTTAGGCATATCCGACTAGAGATTTCAGCAGTTCGAACAGTACAATTTTCACTAGAGGGGGTGGGGTACACTGAGCCATCCATTCAAAACCATCCCAACAGCCACTACATCCTAGTCGTGGCGAGCCTAGAAATGCTTGGAGCATCGATAGTCCTTGATGCTTGTAATCATCCACCTCCATGGGTAGTGTACGGTTGCCTGGCTCTAGCACCCTAACCACTATCTTCATCCCTTCGACATTGCCAGCGTCCTCAGACTCGACCGCATCATCCaccatctcctcctcctcgtcctctaGAATGATGGCGGTCAGCACCACTACGATGACGGTTGGTCATGTGGAACCTTGACAAACCTGTACTTAACCCATTTGGCTCTCTGACCAGGATCGTCAGACTCGACCTCATCCATCGCCCACCGTAGTATGCCCACTGACATAATGCCTTTGGTTGGGTCAGGTATCAGCGTCATCAACTCCTTCATCGCCTTCAACATCATAGGGTGACGCGGATTGCACAAGCCCATGCACCCTGCGGTGAAGCCTCTCAGTTGCGGATGACATGGGTGAGTTGTTCCTGGGACTCTAGGAATGATGCTTGGCCGGGGGAGCCGGGCTAAATGGTGTGACTATCCCAGCCCGAGGAGGGTCTTCCAGTTCCACATCCGGGATGTAGAACAATGCTTCTTGTCTACTAGGAAGTTGTTGGGGACCCAATTGCAAGGGTTTGTAGCAAGCAACACTTTTTCTTAAGTGACATCAAGGTTTATCAATCCCAACAGGAGCTAAGAGGCACAACCAATGATCAGCACGTTCACACACAAAACAAACTTCCTTGTGCCCCAACGGGACTAGCGAGGTTTTCAATCTCACTAGCTTTGCTGGTTACAAAGGAATTAAATGCAAGTTGGAAAGAGTTCATGGAAATAAGCAAGAATGTAAAATCAAGAAACTAAAAGAATGTTAATTGAGGTTGAAAGCGTTATAGACGAAAATGGATAGGGATCCATAGGTTCACTAAAGATCTCTCTCCAAACGATAACATGGTGTGGTAATAGATCATAGTGGGGCAGTTATTAAATTATAGTATTTATGAGCATGACTATTTGTGGCATAATTAACATATGAGCATCACGTCCGTAAAATCTATACATCGTTATTCAACTACATCTATAACTAATACTCCACTCaaaaccgctatccagcatgcatcttaAAGTAtaaagttaaaaacagagtattACAATGAGTACGGTGACATGAAGTAGATAATATATTATCTTCACCCTGCGTTCAAAGGACAACTACGCAACCATCTTTTTATCCCCGACGGCAACGACGCAAATACAAGCCTTTCCACTTTCTGTCACTGCAGTAGCTTACTTGCACGGTTGAACTCAACTAGCATACACAACTTCATGTGAAGATCAAACCCCAAACTTTGACAAAGAAAGAGAATAGATCAAAGAGCATATATGAATAAGAATTGTGGTACAAAAGAAATAAATAGATCTCAAGATGATTCATAAAAAAAATTTGATCATATTCATCATATCCCAGCAAACACACTAGAAGATTACAGATGGATCACAATCATGTAGGGTAGCTCATGTGACCTTTGTATTGAGAGGcaaggaagagagagagagaacccTCTAGCTAGTGCTACAGACCCCTAGTCCAAAGGAAACTACTCATCGACGATAGTGATGGGCTTCAAGTTGATGGATTGGATCATGAAGAAACAGAGTTGTGCGGCGGCGTACAAATTCGGGCGTGAAAATCCTGAGGGTTTTCAAAGGTATATAAAGGCACATCGACCAAGAGCCAATGGATCAGAGGACCAGAGGGGCCACACGGTAGGGCCACGCCCCCCAGGCGTGTGGCGCATGTGGCCCCTATGTGCCCCCCCGACCTTTGCCGGTTGCTGCTGGGTCCTTCTAGATGTAAATCTTCCGTAGTTTCTTGGATTTTTTTAGTCCGATAAAATAGTTTTTTCTTCAATGACCCAAAGCAgtagaaaacaacaactggcgcTGGGCATCGAAATAACAGGTCAGTCCATAAAAATAACATAAATTGATGCCCAAACTACACCAAAATGGTATAAATATAGCATGAACAATCAAAATTGATAAATACGTTTGAGATGTATCAAACCACTCCTCCTGCCATTTCTTCTTGGCTTCCTAGAACTCCCCACATAGGTAATCAGATCCGACATGCTTGTTGATGGCGGCTCCACCCCGTGCGGAGGTCTTGTGTCTTGTCTACATTCATCTAGAGCTTCACGCAGAAATACTTCCTCAATAAGCCGAAATGAGGCTCTGCACGGAGAAAGGCTTCGCAGAGCGTGACAAAACACGCAATGTGCAGGATGGAATTTAATGGGGGGGATggtgtgacgccctcgattcaatcgtacactaatcatacacgcaaacgtgtacgatcaagatcagggactcacgggaagatatcacaacacagctctacaaataaaataagtcatacaagcatcatattacaagccaggggcctcgagggctcgaatacaagagctcgatcatagacgagtcagcggaagcaacaatatctgagtacagacataagttaaacaagttttccttaagaaggctagcacaaactgggatacagattgaaagaggtgcaagcctcctgcctgggatcctcctaaactactcctggtcgtcgtcagcgggctgcacgtagtagtaggcacctcccgagtagtagtagtcgtcatcgacggtggcgtctggctcctgggctccatcgtctggtcgcagcaatcgggtataggaagggggaaaagagggaacaaagcaaccgtgagtactcatccaaagtactcgcaagcaaggagctacactacatatgtatgcattggtatcaaatggaaaagggggtaacatatgtggactgaactgcagaatgccggaataagagggggatagctagtcctttcgaagactacgcttctggtaacctccatcttgcagctgaggaagagagtagatggtgagttcaccaagtaacattgtgtagcataatcctaccccgcgatcctcccctcgtcgccctgttagagagcgatcaccgggttgtatctggcacttggaagggtgtgttttattaagtatctggttctagttgtcataaggtcaaggtacaactccaagtcgtcctgttaccgaagatcacggctattcaaatagtttaacttccctgcaggggtgcaccacatttaccaacacgctcgatcccctttgtccggacacacttttctgggtcatgcctggcctcggaagatcaacatgtcgcagccctacctaggcacaacagagaggtcagcacgccggtctaaatcctatggcacaggggtctgggcccatcgcccattgcacacctgcacattgcgtacgcggccggtgagcagacttagcctcccttatacaagagcaggcattccagtacaacccggcgcgcgccgctcagtcgctgacgtcacgaaggcttcgactgataccacgacgtcgagtgcccataactgtccccgcatagatggttagtgcgtataggccagtggccagactcagatcaaataccaagatctcgttaaacgtgttatcttgaagtaaccgcgaacgccgaccagggccaggcccacctctctcctaggtggtctcaacctgccatatcgcttcgccacaaagatccacacagagggctgtcgggaaagtatgtccttccagcccccaattcgtgaatcaaccgcgggtactcctcgagccgacccgtctttagtcatcacatgtatcatgtat contains:
- the LOC125538740 gene encoding uncharacterized protein LOC125538740, translating into MSSLGTSKGILEIAKFGVYVAVPVTLTYLVATDSKAIKKLMGLRPYVVYPPEGPRPPPPEELRERAREIARSRRQE